In the genome of Anaerolineales bacterium, the window CAACCGGTACCGAACTGGCGATCCCCGGCGTCTCCCAGGCCGGGCAGGATGTAGCCGTGCTCGTTCAGCCTTTCGTCCACGGCGGCAAGATGAATGGGGACTTCAGGGTGGTGCTTGTGGAGTTCCTCGATGCCCTCCGGTGCGGCGATGAGGCCGACGAATTTGATTTTCTTCACTCCCCAATCCTTCAAGATGTCGATCGTGGCGACGGCCGATCCACCCGTCGCCAGCATCGGATCGAGGATCA includes:
- the upp gene encoding uracil phosphoribosyltransferase — its product is ILDPMLATGGSAVATIDILKDWGVKKIKFVGLIAAPEGIEELHKHHPEVPIHLAAVDERLNEHGYILPGLGDAGDRQFGTG